From one Paenibacillus terrae HPL-003 genomic stretch:
- a CDS encoding glycoside hydrolase family 32 protein: MKMTKEQKYRLIEQAEPGEIANLEKKVEQCHWRQEFHIQPPTGLLNDPNGFSYYQGEYHLFYQWFPLGTDHGMKYWYHLKSRDLVTWDDAGIGIAPGDYFDSHGVYSGSAMEHEGKLYMLYTGNTRDGDWIRHPYQCMAVMDESGLITKWEHPVIPNVPEGYTDHFRDPKLWKDGDSFYCVIGAQRANLTGCTVLYRSTDLHTWWFEGELRTGLKTFGYMWECPDYFELDGSGVLVFSPQGLEPSGDENHNIYQSGYVIGKPLDTETRILEHGAFRELDRGFDFYAPQTMVDPQGRRIMVAWMGLPDIDYPTDPNGWAHCLTLPRELTLHEGKLIQRPIPELTTLRRKREERVADILTSESKTYTGFKGTAYELICEFDLLSAKACGIEFRASATEKTVIRYDAVSRKLVMDRSQSGEPVAASYGEIRQCAVNGDRIKLHLFVDTSSVEIFVNDGEEVFTSRIFPHPESDEIHFFADKGEALFQAVKWDFT, translated from the coding sequence ATGAAAATGACAAAAGAACAAAAGTATCGACTAATTGAGCAGGCAGAGCCCGGTGAAATAGCCAACTTGGAGAAAAAGGTGGAGCAATGTCACTGGCGGCAGGAGTTTCATATTCAGCCACCGACAGGCTTGCTCAATGATCCGAATGGCTTTTCTTATTATCAGGGTGAATACCATTTGTTCTATCAATGGTTCCCGCTTGGAACCGATCATGGAATGAAATACTGGTATCATTTGAAATCCAGAGATTTGGTCACATGGGACGACGCAGGCATCGGTATCGCACCGGGCGATTACTTTGATTCACATGGTGTTTATTCAGGTAGCGCGATGGAGCATGAGGGCAAGCTGTATATGCTGTATACGGGAAATACACGTGACGGGGATTGGATCAGACATCCTTATCAATGTATGGCGGTTATGGATGAGAGCGGTCTCATTACAAAATGGGAGCATCCCGTTATTCCGAACGTGCCGGAAGGTTACACGGATCATTTTCGTGATCCCAAGCTGTGGAAGGACGGGGACAGCTTTTACTGTGTGATCGGTGCCCAGAGAGCGAATTTAACAGGCTGCACCGTCCTTTATCGGTCAACCGACCTTCATACGTGGTGGTTTGAGGGAGAACTGCGCACCGGGCTAAAGACGTTTGGCTACATGTGGGAATGCCCGGATTATTTTGAATTGGACGGCTCGGGTGTATTGGTATTTTCTCCTCAGGGCCTGGAGCCTTCCGGGGATGAGAATCACAATATTTATCAGTCGGGTTACGTGATCGGCAAGCCGCTGGATACCGAGACCAGAATATTGGAGCATGGGGCATTCCGCGAGCTGGACCGTGGCTTTGACTTCTATGCTCCGCAGACGATGGTTGACCCACAGGGGCGGCGTATCATGGTGGCGTGGATGGGATTACCGGATATCGATTATCCGACAGATCCGAACGGCTGGGCGCATTGCCTGACGCTGCCGAGGGAGCTTACCCTTCATGAGGGTAAACTCATACAAAGGCCGATACCTGAGCTGACTACGCTGCGTAGAAAGCGTGAGGAGCGGGTAGCCGACATATTAACGTCGGAGAGCAAAACCTATACGGGCTTCAAGGGCACGGCCTACGAGCTGATTTGTGAGTTTGATCTGTTGAGCGCCAAAGCGTGCGGTATTGAATTCCGCGCAAGTGCGACCGAGAAAACGGTGATCCGATATGATGCCGTCAGCCGCAAACTTGTGATGGACCGTTCGCAATCGGGTGAGCCTGTCGCTGCTTCGTATGGTGAGATAAGACAGTGCGCAGTGAATGGGGACCGTATCAAGCTTCATTTGTTTGTAGACACGTCTTCAGTTGAGATTTTCGTCAACGATGGGGAAGAGGTGTTCACCAGTCGTATTTTTCCGCACCCAGAGAGTGACGAAATACACTTTTTTGCTGACAAGGGAGAGGCTCTCTTCCAAGCGGTAAAATGGGATTTTACATGA
- a CDS encoding sucrose-specific PTS transporter subunit IIBC, which yields MTENREIAKEVIQAIGGKDNIASFAHCATRLRIMVHDKEKIDQKKVEEIDKVKGAFFNSGQYQIIFGTGTVNRIFEEVEKLGVTGSSKEEVKSQAKKEGNVFQRSIRTFGDVFVPIIPVLVATGLFMGLRGLLTQPQILALFGMTPQDISPNFLLFTQVLTDTAFAFLPALVAWSAFRVFGGSPVLGIVLGLMLVNPALPNAYGVADGSAHPLTMFGFIPVVGYQGSVLPAFFVGLIGAKLERGLRKRVPEALDLILTPFLTLLIMIILGLFAIGPVFHSLEEWVLQGTTFVLDLPFGIAGIVIGFLHQIVVVTGVHHIFNFLEIQLLEKTGVNAFNAIITCAMAAQGAACLAVGLKTKNAKLKALALPSSLSAFLGITEPAIFGINLRYMKPFVMGLIGGAVGGFIASIFHLAATGMAITVIPGTLLYMNHQLPLYILANLAAMAVAFVLTWMFGYNDKMLEEVKTAGSSN from the coding sequence ATGACGGAGAACCGGGAAATAGCCAAAGAAGTGATTCAAGCAATCGGTGGGAAGGATAATATTGCGTCCTTTGCTCACTGTGCGACACGCCTGCGGATTATGGTGCATGACAAGGAGAAGATTGATCAGAAAAAGGTCGAAGAAATCGACAAGGTCAAAGGAGCTTTTTTTAACTCGGGTCAGTATCAGATAATTTTTGGTACAGGTACGGTCAATCGGATTTTCGAAGAAGTCGAGAAGCTCGGAGTGACCGGATCATCTAAAGAAGAAGTGAAGAGTCAGGCGAAAAAGGAAGGCAACGTCTTCCAACGCTCCATTCGTACCTTTGGTGACGTATTTGTACCAATCATTCCGGTGCTGGTTGCTACGGGGCTGTTCATGGGACTGCGCGGCTTGCTTACCCAGCCGCAAATTCTGGCCCTGTTCGGCATGACACCGCAGGATATTTCACCGAATTTTCTATTGTTTACCCAAGTATTGACGGATACGGCTTTTGCTTTTCTACCTGCGCTGGTCGCGTGGTCAGCCTTTAGAGTATTCGGCGGTAGCCCGGTGCTCGGTATCGTTCTCGGTTTGATGCTGGTGAACCCGGCCTTGCCCAACGCTTACGGTGTTGCGGACGGCTCAGCTCATCCCTTGACGATGTTCGGATTCATCCCTGTGGTGGGTTATCAGGGCTCGGTATTGCCAGCCTTCTTCGTGGGTTTAATCGGAGCCAAGCTGGAGCGGGGGCTGCGCAAAAGGGTACCCGAAGCGCTGGATCTGATTCTCACGCCGTTTTTAACACTGTTGATCATGATTATACTGGGGCTGTTTGCCATCGGTCCGGTTTTCCATTCTCTTGAAGAGTGGGTACTGCAAGGAACGACGTTTGTACTGGATTTGCCTTTCGGTATCGCAGGGATTGTCATCGGCTTTTTGCATCAAATTGTCGTCGTTACGGGTGTGCATCATATATTTAATTTTCTGGAAATTCAACTGCTTGAAAAGACTGGCGTAAACGCATTCAACGCGATCATTACCTGCGCCATGGCTGCTCAAGGTGCCGCTTGTCTGGCGGTTGGGCTGAAAACGAAGAATGCCAAGCTGAAAGCACTAGCACTTCCTTCCTCACTGTCTGCTTTTCTTGGGATTACCGAGCCGGCTATTTTCGGTATCAACCTGAGATATATGAAGCCTTTCGTTATGGGGCTGATCGGCGGCGCGGTCGGCGGCTTTATTGCTTCGATCTTCCATTTGGCTGCTACGGGCATGGCCATTACCGTTATTCCGGGCACGTTGCTTTACATGAACCATCAGCTTCCACTTTACATTTTAGCGAACTTGGCTGCTATGGCTGTAGCGTTTGTTCTGACCTGGATGTTTGGCTATAACGATAAAATGCTGGAGGAAGTCAAAACAGCGGGCTCTTCCAATTAA
- a CDS encoding helix-turn-helix domain-containing protein, producing the protein MAITPTIRAELEKYLKQQDLSMTEFGHIAGINRGIVSGIVTGNSPISVNQLDRITEAMGLPEGYFYDLYVENYIIERSPNMRRIERLLYRCAELDKLDAISRIVRQIMDNLLYSPKLFDIAETLLAQGRHAAALLLYENVAEAEKYQHSERLAICQYRIFTIQIGDDQSKNLRAAAVFEAFVERLDEIDQLDALKDLANVYRSLRKWDKVDEMARKMRDKAEIQYTLKHQQKSRERNESTKKLSRPMFVYITYADLLCASVCEAQGDYQQALQYTYAYANLDWVKETDEDTRHWIGLFQHWAEGNTYVYKLLSGDISVLQDYVEYIAATSGSNEQEEISKLLNVIIAANRFELDVDEILQRFETEINSFSEQPPSDDMYTQQVIPDYIAWFGYELAYYDLHRGSYIDGFKHLMYSIISYHKLNNETYFINCMGLFLYFQDYAVPETKAAFLNLIEKVWMNNVKKNGTADHRG; encoded by the coding sequence ATGGCAATCACACCTACGATAAGAGCTGAATTGGAAAAATATCTAAAACAACAAGATTTAAGCATGACCGAGTTTGGGCATATTGCAGGCATTAATAGGGGGATAGTAAGTGGCATTGTAACTGGTAATAGTCCTATATCTGTTAACCAGCTTGACCGAATCACTGAGGCTATGGGTTTACCGGAAGGCTACTTCTACGACTTATATGTAGAAAACTACATCATCGAACGCTCCCCCAATATGCGTCGAATTGAGCGGTTGCTATATCGTTGTGCAGAACTGGACAAGCTGGATGCGATCAGTCGAATCGTTAGACAAATCATGGACAATCTACTCTATTCACCTAAACTATTTGACATTGCAGAAACGCTATTAGCACAAGGACGACATGCTGCTGCGTTGCTGCTCTATGAGAATGTAGCAGAGGCGGAGAAATACCAGCACTCCGAACGCTTGGCAATCTGTCAATACCGTATATTCACGATTCAGATTGGAGACGATCAAAGCAAAAATCTCAGAGCAGCAGCGGTATTTGAGGCTTTCGTTGAGCGCCTAGATGAAATAGATCAGCTTGACGCATTGAAGGATTTAGCTAACGTGTACAGGTCTTTGCGTAAATGGGACAAGGTCGATGAAATGGCGAGAAAAATGAGAGATAAAGCGGAAATCCAATATACTTTGAAACACCAACAGAAGAGCCGAGAGCGTAATGAATCTACTAAGAAGTTAAGTCGTCCCATGTTTGTGTACATCACCTATGCCGATTTACTATGCGCAAGTGTCTGCGAAGCCCAAGGCGATTATCAACAAGCTTTACAATATACATACGCCTACGCTAATTTAGATTGGGTCAAGGAGACGGACGAGGATACCCGACACTGGATCGGTTTGTTTCAACATTGGGCGGAAGGTAATACTTACGTATATAAGCTGTTGTCAGGAGATATAAGTGTGCTTCAAGATTATGTTGAATATATTGCAGCAACATCAGGCTCTAATGAACAAGAGGAAATCTCCAAATTGTTGAATGTTATAATTGCAGCAAACCGATTTGAATTGGACGTGGATGAAATACTTCAACGGTTTGAAACGGAGATTAATTCGTTTTCTGAACAGCCTCCATCCGATGATATGTATACTCAACAGGTGATACCGGACTATATCGCGTGGTTTGGTTACGAATTAGCTTATTATGATTTACATCGAGGTTCTTACATTGATGGCTTTAAACATTTGATGTATTCAATAATAAGTTATCATAAACTAAATAATGAGACTTATTTTATAAATTGTATGGGTCTTTTTTTATACTTTCAGGATTATGCGGTTCCAGAAACTAAAGCAGCATTTTTAAATCTTATTGAAAAGGTGTGGATGAACAATGTTAAAAAAAATGGTACTGCTGATCATCGCGGCTAA
- a CDS encoding helix-turn-helix transcriptional regulator, with amino-acid sequence MITMTDMRQDHGIDWYEKAGPNSSDDDLLFILVTFGKCVYWVNGCKFILGKGEALILPGHLPYYGKSIPTLFHTKYVIHCRKTCTNHALPLLNTDQPLLIKLGCYDMLHERIKSVYYQWTERPSYYAMMADCLLTEAMIYINQEWDKGDISCDKEKHVEHMKQYIQNHYREKVTKEELGDAIRKTPNYAATLLREVTRQTISEHVHTQRIKTAIYMLTESRLTIREISEYVGYSDVSYFHRIFKRLTGCSPSEFLDERSSIV; translated from the coding sequence GTGATTACAATGACGGACATGCGACAGGACCATGGTATAGACTGGTACGAAAAGGCTGGCCCGAATAGCAGCGACGATGACTTACTGTTCATTTTGGTTACCTTTGGAAAATGTGTATATTGGGTGAACGGTTGCAAGTTTATTCTCGGCAAGGGAGAAGCGCTGATTCTACCCGGACATTTGCCTTACTACGGCAAGAGCATTCCTACACTTTTTCATACCAAGTATGTGATACATTGCCGCAAAACATGTACGAACCACGCACTTCCCCTGCTGAATACAGACCAGCCGTTGCTGATCAAGCTCGGATGCTACGATATGCTGCATGAACGGATCAAATCGGTGTACTACCAATGGACTGAGCGTCCGAGCTACTATGCAATGATGGCTGACTGCTTGCTGACCGAAGCGATGATTTATATCAATCAGGAATGGGACAAGGGTGACATTTCTTGCGATAAAGAGAAGCATGTGGAGCATATGAAGCAGTATATTCAGAATCACTATCGGGAAAAGGTGACGAAAGAGGAGCTTGGCGACGCCATTCGTAAAACGCCCAACTATGCAGCCACACTGCTGCGCGAGGTAACACGCCAAACCATCAGCGAGCATGTACATACGCAACGTATTAAAACCGCCATCTACATGCTGACCGAGTCCCGGCTGACGATTCGTGAAATTTCAGAGTATGTGGGGTATAGTGATGTTTCCTATTTTCATCGGATATTCAAACGGCTTACAGGCTGCTCGCCGTCCGAGTTTCTGGATGAACGATCTTCGATCGTTTAG
- the pyk gene encoding pyruvate kinase, with the protein MLKTKIICTMGPACDSIHLLKEMIQAGMTVARLNMAHGELEDHVKRIENVRQAAKELNTFIPVMMDIKGPEIRIGKLKEASCLLKPGSQLILTTEEILGDEHRISVNYPDMPKDIKAGDRILIDDGLVDLTVTSIQETEMICNIVSGGILKPRKGVNLPGIHTTLPGVTERDVKHIQFGVEQRIELIAASFVRKGDDIREIREILKGHNAEHVQIYSKIENAEGMENLDDIIKASDGIMVARGDLGVEVPIQDVPVMQKEMIDKCNLVGKPVIVATHMLESMQVNPRPTRAEVSDVFNAVMQGADVVMLSGESAAGKYPVESVRTMAAVAARAESQFDYQEQFDKRRARQSTNITEVISQGAVSSSLELDAKAIITSTASGFTARMVSKYRPKAPIIAVTPNNTVFAKICLLSGVFPVKGDKVATTDEMFESAIRNALNAGYIQKGDTVVVSAGVPVAEAGATNLIRVHQI; encoded by the coding sequence ATGCTTAAAACGAAAATTATCTGTACTATGGGACCTGCCTGCGACTCCATTCATTTGTTAAAAGAAATGATCCAGGCCGGTATGACAGTAGCCCGCTTGAACATGGCTCACGGGGAGCTGGAAGATCACGTTAAACGTATTGAGAATGTGCGGCAGGCTGCGAAGGAACTGAACACCTTTATTCCCGTCATGATGGATATCAAGGGACCGGAAATACGGATTGGCAAGCTGAAAGAAGCGTCCTGTCTGCTGAAGCCAGGTAGCCAGCTTATTTTGACCACGGAAGAAATTTTGGGGGACGAGCACCGTATTTCGGTCAACTACCCGGATATGCCGAAGGATATCAAAGCAGGCGACCGTATTCTCATTGATGATGGTTTGGTTGATCTGACTGTAACTTCCATTCAGGAAACAGAAATGATTTGTAATATCGTAAGCGGCGGTATTTTGAAACCGAGAAAAGGTGTGAATCTGCCAGGGATTCATACGACCCTTCCGGGCGTAACAGAGCGCGATGTGAAGCACATCCAATTTGGGGTGGAGCAGCGTATTGAGCTTATTGCGGCTTCTTTTGTGCGTAAAGGCGATGATATTCGTGAAATCCGCGAGATTTTGAAGGGACATAACGCCGAGCATGTACAAATTTATTCTAAAATTGAAAATGCCGAAGGTATGGAAAACCTGGATGATATTATCAAGGCTTCGGACGGTATTATGGTAGCCCGTGGTGATCTGGGCGTCGAAGTGCCGATTCAGGACGTACCTGTGATGCAAAAAGAAATGATCGACAAGTGTAACCTGGTAGGCAAGCCGGTAATCGTGGCCACACACATGCTGGAATCCATGCAGGTAAACCCGCGTCCGACGAGAGCCGAAGTTAGTGACGTGTTTAACGCCGTTATGCAAGGAGCCGATGTGGTTATGCTGTCGGGCGAATCTGCTGCGGGTAAATACCCTGTAGAATCTGTACGGACAATGGCTGCTGTAGCTGCCAGAGCTGAATCTCAGTTTGATTATCAGGAGCAGTTCGATAAGCGCAGAGCACGTCAAAGCACGAACATTACCGAGGTCATCAGTCAAGGTGCGGTTAGTTCGTCCCTGGAGCTGGACGCCAAAGCGATCATTACGTCTACGGCCAGTGGCTTTACTGCCCGTATGGTGTCCAAATATCGTCCGAAGGCTCCAATTATTGCAGTTACCCCGAACAATACGGTATTCGCTAAAATTTGTCTGTTGTCCGGTGTATTCCCGGTTAAGGGCGATAAAGTTGCAACGACGGATGAAATGTTCGAATCTGCTATCCGCAACGCCCTGAATGCAGGATATATTCAAAAAGGCGACACCGTTGTCGTGTCGGCAGGAGTTCCTGTCGCCGAGGCCGGTGCCACTAACCTGATTAGAGTACATCAAATATAA
- a CDS encoding GerAB/ArcD/ProY family transporter, with protein MKIEVKMVPKQVKISSRQLLILTILFTIGTAILVIPSVMAATAKQDAWIGALVGVGAGLGGPAAVLYDVGNFLTTQMMPETPMQAVNILFALIVLMGVRLGLETVARSAELLLPLFILLYTAFVVLIVSNIKLENAQPMLEKGVGPICSAAVGDHIPKCPIPAILGFYGPFSASTAALYAWDTKNLVKEKNRVRRIALLVYFKRVLSWR; from the coding sequence ATGAAGATAGAGGTGAAGATGGTGCCTAAGCAAGTCAAAATCTCCTCACGGCAATTGTTGATCTTAACGATATTATTTACAATCGGCACTGCAATTCTCGTCATCCCTTCCGTTATGGCCGCTACTGCTAAACAGGATGCATGGATCGGAGCACTCGTCGGAGTGGGCGCCGGTCTGGGGGGTCCTGCTGCGGTGTTGTATGATGTGGGGAATTTTTTGACTACTCAAATGATGCCAGAAACGCCGATGCAAGCAGTCAACATCCTCTTTGCGCTCATTGTATTGATGGGCGTGCGCCTGGGACTGGAAACGGTAGCCCGTTCTGCTGAACTATTGCTACCCTTGTTCATTTTGCTGTATACAGCTTTTGTCGTTTTAATCGTATCCAATATCAAGCTGGAGAACGCCCAACCGATGCTGGAGAAGGGAGTTGGACCCATTTGTTCTGCCGCTGTCGGTGATCATATACCCAAATGTCCCATACCAGCAATCCTGGGATTCTATGGGCCTTTTTCTGCCTCTACTGCTGCTCTGTATGCATGGGATACGAAAAATCTGGTCAAAGAAAAAAACAGGGTCCGAAGGATAGCTCTTTTAGTTTATTTTAAACGAGTATTAAGCTGGCGCTAA
- a CDS encoding GerAB/ArcD/ProY family transporter, whose translation MPGQINISARQLMILTTLYTVGSAILIIPSGMALVAKQDAWIAALVGVGAGLLILYLYIKLAALYPQMTLIGMMEALLGKWLGKAVGLLFFATFFINAPVAVLFYLGNFMTTQMIPETPMPAVNILFALIILLAVRLGLEVIARSAELMFPLFILLYISLTVLVVSNVKLENVQPVLEAGVGPIWSAALSFVSTAFLPHIVLLMIFPASVNRFDQARKAIFTGSLIGGFMLVVVVALAILVLGPDLTARNIYPSYALAKKISIGHFLQRIEAIMATMWFISLFFRITVYMHSTVTAIAQIFHLKNDRQLVLPLGILLVVMSIIVYPNVPYQQAYDTKTWIPYSLSLGLFFPLLLLSIHALKRLGTKKNNRPDDKHEDRGEDGA comes from the coding sequence GTGCCCGGGCAGATCAATATCTCAGCACGTCAACTTATGATCTTGACGACTTTATATACGGTTGGGAGCGCAATCCTCATCATCCCATCAGGCATGGCGCTGGTAGCCAAGCAGGACGCGTGGATTGCCGCGCTTGTCGGGGTCGGGGCCGGGCTTCTCATCTTGTATTTGTACATCAAGCTTGCGGCGCTGTATCCACAGATGACCCTGATTGGAATGATGGAAGCCCTGCTCGGAAAGTGGCTGGGTAAAGCCGTCGGTCTTCTGTTTTTCGCCACATTTTTCATCAATGCTCCTGTTGCCGTTTTATTCTACCTTGGGAATTTTATGACCACTCAAATGATACCGGAAACACCGATGCCAGCGGTAAACATCCTTTTTGCGCTTATTATATTGTTGGCTGTCCGGCTGGGACTGGAAGTGATAGCTCGTTCTGCTGAACTGATGTTTCCGTTATTTATTCTGCTTTACATTTCTTTGACGGTTTTGGTAGTATCCAATGTTAAATTGGAAAACGTTCAACCTGTACTGGAGGCTGGAGTGGGGCCTATTTGGTCTGCTGCCCTGTCCTTTGTCAGCACAGCTTTTCTGCCTCACATCGTTCTGCTCATGATCTTCCCGGCTTCTGTCAATCGTTTCGATCAAGCCCGTAAAGCTATTTTCACAGGAAGCCTGATTGGCGGATTCATGTTGGTCGTGGTCGTTGCATTAGCTATTTTGGTATTAGGTCCTGATCTAACGGCAAGAAATATATATCCAAGCTATGCGTTAGCCAAAAAAATTAGCATCGGCCATTTTCTACAGCGCATCGAAGCGATCATGGCTACCATGTGGTTTATTTCGCTCTTTTTCAGGATCACAGTGTATATGCATTCCACTGTGACAGCAATAGCCCAAATCTTTCACTTGAAAAACGACCGACAGTTAGTGCTTCCTCTCGGCATTCTTCTAGTCGTCATGTCGATCATCGTATATCCGAATGTCCCTTATCAACAAGCCTATGATACCAAGACGTGGATTCCTTATTCACTATCGCTCGGGCTGTTTTTTCCTTTACTGCTGCTCAGTATACATGCCCTGAAAAGGTTGGGGACAAAAAAGAACAACAGGCCGGATGATAAACATGAAGATAGAGGTGAAGATGGTGCCTAA
- a CDS encoding Ger(x)C family spore germination protein: MKRKAAFLFLILTLVLLLTGCWNRKELNELAIAVGMGIDKHGDQFRVSVQVVNPGEAAAKKGAAGGAPATLYTAEADTVFEAIRKITTISPRKMYFSHLRICVIGESIAREGIAKALDLLSRDHQFRTDFYIVVSKGTSAEDTLKIMTPLDPIPANDLYSALETSERNWSPSMTVTLDELITALTSEGMQPILTGLQIIGNTEMGESNKNVQTIAPPARLQYSGLAVFRKDKLIGWLNETESRGYNFILGKVQSSVGFVACPQGGKVVTEIIRTQTAIKGSVNRGEPRIKVKMQVEANVGEVECQGLDLTKVSTIYELEKKEEEKIEEIMKSAVRKAQKSYKSDIFGFGEAIHRANPKTWNSLKKNWDREHLAELPVDIKVDFKIRRLGTIGSSFLNDMKE; encoded by the coding sequence ATGAAACGGAAGGCGGCATTTCTGTTCCTGATTCTTACACTCGTCCTGCTTCTGACAGGCTGTTGGAACCGCAAGGAGCTGAATGAGCTTGCTATCGCCGTCGGCATGGGGATCGATAAACATGGAGATCAATTCCGTGTCTCCGTCCAAGTTGTGAACCCCGGAGAAGCAGCAGCCAAAAAAGGAGCAGCCGGTGGGGCTCCAGCCACGTTGTACACAGCGGAAGCTGACACTGTGTTTGAAGCAATCCGGAAAATAACGACGATTAGTCCCCGAAAAATGTATTTTTCTCACCTGCGCATCTGCGTAATCGGTGAGTCGATAGCGAGGGAGGGGATAGCAAAAGCTCTGGATTTACTCTCCAGGGATCATCAGTTCCGCACCGATTTTTATATTGTGGTATCAAAGGGCACCAGTGCAGAGGACACACTGAAAATTATGACACCCCTGGACCCGATTCCGGCGAATGACCTTTACTCCGCCCTGGAAACATCGGAAAGAAACTGGTCGCCCAGTATGACGGTAACCTTGGATGAATTGATTACAGCTCTCACCAGTGAAGGAATGCAGCCTATCTTGACAGGACTTCAGATTATTGGAAATACAGAAATGGGAGAATCAAACAAAAACGTCCAAACGATCGCCCCTCCTGCCCGCTTACAGTATTCAGGACTTGCTGTATTCAGAAAAGACAAGTTAATCGGATGGTTAAACGAAACTGAAAGCAGGGGCTACAACTTCATTCTCGGCAAAGTGCAAAGCTCTGTCGGCTTTGTTGCCTGTCCCCAAGGCGGCAAAGTTGTCACAGAGATCATTCGGACCCAAACCGCCATAAAAGGCAGCGTTAACAGAGGAGAGCCCCGGATCAAAGTTAAAATGCAGGTTGAGGCCAACGTGGGGGAAGTCGAGTGTCAGGGCCTGGATTTGACCAAGGTGAGCACAATTTATGAGTTGGAGAAGAAAGAGGAAGAAAAGATCGAGGAGATTATGAAATCAGCCGTTAGAAAAGCTCAAAAATCGTATAAATCTGACATTTTCGGTTTCGGTGAAGCCATTCACCGCGCTAATCCGAAGACCTGGAATTCACTGAAAAAAAATTGGGATCGTGAGCATCTCGCAGAATTACCCGTAGATATCAAGGTCGATTTCAAAATTCGGCGCTTGGGCACGATTGGCAGCTCATTCCTGAATGATATGAAGGAGTAA